From one Sphingobacteriales bacterium genomic stretch:
- a CDS encoding DUF3810 family protein, which produces MWAVIKKWKWILSAVCCFLLLYTIPPDMIERYYSEWIFRKIRYLLDITFGKIPFPSYYLFVGFMVVAALKWTAHFFKEKPGPFLLRLFNLISFAGFLITFFFILWGFNYGRYPLENKLNLEVKPLSSTELFEELDSTVSYLTRIRLKIHKDTTIIPQIVFVNNIESNCANALNVGLTDFDLPLSHVRGRFVIDDMFLFFNVGGQYLPFVGEANVDDAVYHSKKPFYMIHEMAHGNGFTSESDCNFLAYVSCIRSKSLSLQYSGELNYLLYLLEDFKYRDAGAAARFRSSMPAAIRNDLTDIRNYYKKHSFKTAVIGEWFNNGYLKILGIKDGTQSYDKMVLLVHAWKFKNRYN; this is translated from the coding sequence ATGTGGGCCGTAATAAAGAAATGGAAATGGATTCTATCGGCAGTTTGCTGTTTCCTGTTGTTGTATACCATACCGCCGGATATGATAGAGCGGTATTATTCAGAATGGATTTTCAGGAAAATCAGGTATCTTCTGGATATTACCTTTGGTAAAATTCCGTTTCCATCCTATTATCTGTTTGTTGGTTTTATGGTTGTGGCTGCATTAAAATGGACAGCGCATTTTTTTAAGGAAAAGCCGGGGCCTTTTTTGCTCCGATTGTTTAATTTGATTTCATTTGCCGGATTTCTGATTACTTTTTTTTTTATTTTGTGGGGTTTTAATTATGGGAGATATCCGCTGGAAAATAAGTTAAATTTAGAAGTGAAACCACTGAGCAGTACAGAGTTGTTTGAAGAACTGGACAGCACGGTGAGTTATCTTACCCGAATAAGGTTGAAAATTCATAAAGACACAACTATTATTCCTCAAATTGTGTTTGTCAATAATATAGAATCGAATTGTGCAAATGCGCTAAATGTGGGTCTGACAGATTTTGACCTTCCGCTTTCTCATGTTCGCGGTCGTTTTGTGATAGATGACATGTTTCTGTTTTTCAATGTCGGAGGACAGTATTTGCCTTTTGTCGGTGAAGCGAATGTGGATGATGCCGTTTATCATTCTAAAAAGCCGTTTTATATGATTCATGAAATGGCTCATGGAAACGGATTCACATCAGAAAGTGATTGTAATTTCCTGGCTTATGTCAGCTGCATCCGTTCCAAAAGCCTTTCCTTGCAGTACAGCGGTGAATTAAATTATTTATTGTACCTGTTGGAGGATTTTAAATACAGGGATGCAGGTGCTGCCGCCCGGTTCCGTTCATCTATGCCTGCTGCCATTCGTAATGACCTGACAGACATCCGGAATTATTACAAAAAACATAGTTTTAAGACAGCTGTAATAGGGGAGTGGTTTAATAACGGGTATTTAAAAATACTGGGCATAAAAGATGGAACGCAAAGTTATGATAAAATGGTACTGCTCGTACATGCCTGGAAATTTAAAAATAGATACAATTAA
- a CDS encoding SRPBCC family protein: MIFEYVNKVKCTKEEAWHLISDIERRPDWIHFQEKCYWTDKKPGMVGSRYQEVEVFLGFHMNVNYEVVEWVDHVKVKSKCMMPPFHQTVEVTVKEENDGVVCTLRIEANMGVLGLLPKSFIKKQVDNLIDPFTQQFIHILESETSLRK, translated from the coding sequence ATGATATTCGAATACGTCAATAAGGTAAAATGCACCAAGGAAGAAGCATGGCACCTGATCAGTGATATAGAACGTCGTCCGGACTGGATTCATTTTCAGGAGAAATGCTACTGGACAGATAAGAAGCCGGGAATGGTGGGTTCCCGTTATCAGGAAGTGGAAGTTTTTCTGGGGTTTCATATGAATGTAAATTATGAAGTGGTGGAATGGGTGGATCATGTGAAAGTAAAAAGTAAGTGTATGATGCCGCCGTTTCATCAGACCGTTGAGGTAACCGTAAAGGAAGAAAATGACGGAGTAGTGTGTACACTGCGTATTGAAGCGAATATGGGGGTCTTGGGCTTATTGCCCAAAAGTTTTATAAAAAAACAGGTGGATAACCTGATAGACCCGTTTACACAGCAGTTTATCCATATCCTGGAATCAGAAACTTCACTTCGAAAGTAA
- a CDS encoding TetR/AcrR family transcriptional regulator has protein sequence MSVKSRRKLEKELMRQTILDAAKDIAAMDGWQNVTIRKICTRIGYTAPVIYQHFESKEDLLHALRVEGIVYMNNTIKQIYEKEKNPINKLVGYGLAFWRFAEDHPESYQVMFNLQGVVCGEEDKPDPLSEMIEIYKISFRQLNEGVQISPKRLIWCIDYYIALIHGFIALNMVNKIRSGKDLGYQLLKDSLQHFLESIKKNE, from the coding sequence ATGTCTGTTAAATCCCGTCGAAAACTGGAAAAAGAATTGATGCGTCAAACCATTTTGGATGCGGCGAAGGATATTGCCGCTATGGATGGATGGCAGAATGTAACCATCCGTAAGATATGTACAAGGATAGGCTATACAGCCCCGGTTATTTACCAGCATTTTGAAAGTAAGGAAGATTTACTTCATGCCTTGCGGGTAGAAGGTATTGTCTATATGAATAATACCATTAAACAAATTTACGAAAAGGAAAAGAATCCTATTAATAAGCTGGTGGGTTATGGACTGGCATTCTGGAGGTTTGCTGAGGATCATCCTGAGTCCTATCAGGTTATGTTTAATTTACAAGGTGTCGTGTGCGGCGAAGAAGATAAGCCTGACCCGTTAAGCGAAATGATAGAGATATATAAAATTTCTTTCCGGCAGTTAAATGAGGGTGTTCAGATTTCTCCCAAGAGACTGATATGGTGCATAGATTATTATATAGCGCTCATTCATGGGTTTATAGCGCTCAATATGGTCAACAAGATCAGATCAGGAAAAGATCTCGGATATCAGCTGCTGAAAGATAGTCTGCAGCATTTTTTAGAATCAATAAAAAAAAATGAATAA
- a CDS encoding efflux RND transporter periplasmic adaptor subunit, with the protein MSKGKWISLILLLLLIGWLGSVKYKNIQKEKAKTMMQGKSKGMPSFVAVSGYVAEFSNLSNNLNTNGTIIASEEVQLQPEVSGRITYLNIHEGGVVSKGTLLAKINDAELQAQLKKLQAQFSIAESNEKRLAQLLKIYGVSQQEYDLGLSTLQNISADLELIKAQIDKTEVRAPFGGKLGLRNISMGAYVNPSTVITSLQSVSLMKLDVTVPEKYAGIIEVGNRMQCTVDGSVSPFSARVIAIEPQISESTRNLKVRAVVENAKSKLVAGAFVKVQIKLQQISNAIMVPGNAIIPDAQNKKVIIADSSKAKFIVVETGIRTENEVQILSGINAGDTIVTSGILQIKPNMGVKFTRITSKSAIQ; encoded by the coding sequence ATGAGTAAAGGAAAATGGATATCGCTGATTTTGCTATTGCTGTTGATAGGATGGCTGGGTTCCGTGAAATATAAGAATATACAGAAAGAAAAGGCAAAGACAATGATGCAGGGGAAATCAAAAGGAATGCCTTCGTTTGTTGCTGTGAGCGGATACGTTGCAGAGTTCTCGAACCTGTCGAATAACCTGAATACCAACGGAACCATCATCGCTTCCGAAGAAGTGCAGCTGCAGCCGGAAGTCTCCGGAAGAATCACTTATCTGAATATTCACGAAGGCGGAGTGGTTAGTAAAGGTACTTTACTCGCAAAAATTAATGACGCGGAATTACAGGCTCAATTGAAAAAGCTGCAGGCTCAATTTTCCATTGCTGAGTCCAATGAAAAAAGGCTGGCGCAGTTATTGAAAATATACGGCGTTTCACAGCAGGAGTATGATTTGGGGCTGAGTACCTTGCAAAATATCAGCGCCGATTTGGAACTGATAAAAGCACAGATTGACAAAACGGAAGTCCGCGCTCCTTTCGGCGGGAAACTGGGTTTAAGAAATATCAGCATGGGTGCTTATGTGAATCCTTCCACTGTGATTACTTCCCTGCAAAGTGTTAGTCTGATGAAACTGGATGTAACCGTTCCTGAAAAATATGCTGGAATTATTGAAGTGGGAAATAGGATGCAATGTACTGTGGATGGCAGCGTCTCTCCATTTTCAGCCAGAGTGATTGCTATCGAGCCGCAAATAAGTGAGAGTACACGTAATCTTAAGGTGCGTGCCGTTGTTGAAAATGCGAAAAGCAAATTGGTGGCAGGGGCTTTTGTAAAGGTGCAGATTAAATTGCAGCAGATTTCAAATGCCATCATGGTTCCGGGTAATGCCATTATACCCGATGCCCAGAATAAGAAAGTTATTATTGCTGACAGCAGCAAAGCAAAATTTATCGTGGTGGAAACAGGAATCCGAACCGAAAACGAAGTTCAGATTCTGAGTGGCATCAATGCGGGAGATACGATTGTGACATCCGGTATCCTGCAGATAAAACCCAATATGGGTGTGAAGTTTACCAGAATTACAAGCAAATCAGCTATTCAATAA
- a CDS encoding efflux RND transporter permease subunit, whose translation MGLPSLSLRRPVFAIVLNIVIILFGVIGYNFLGVREYPSIDPPVITVRTNYTGANAEIIETQITEPLEKAINGVEGIRTVSSSSNQGSSIITVEFDLAADLETAANDVRDKVSQAVRQLPQDIDAPPVVSKADANSDAIISMTVQSNTRNILQLNDYAVNTLQERLQTIPGVSSVQIWGQKNYAMRLWIDPQKLAAYGLTPLDVQNALNAENVELPSGKITGSSIDLTVKTLGKITNEEEFNDLLIKNIDGASIRLKDVGYALLGPENEETSLKESAIPMVALAVVPQPGSNYVAISEEFYKRYEQIKTEVPKDIQLNIALDSTVFVKKSIAEVKETLLIAIVLVVLVVYFFFRDWLIALRPLIDIPVSLIGAFFIMYIFGYTINVLTLLGIVLATGLVVDDGIVVTENIFKKLEAGVPKMKAAREGSEEIFFAVISTSLTLAVVFLPILFLQGFVGSLFREFGMVVAGAVLISAFVSLTLTPVLNVKLAKEIHQQSWFYKKTEPFFTYLDEGYMDSLRSFMKVRWVALLIIGVCFALIFLIGKNLPSELAPLEDRSVLRVSLSAPEGTSYDFMQNYVDNVSNFIMDSVPEKNILLSVTAPAFAGSGAVNTGFMRLRLKEPQLRTRSQSDIAQYLNKNLSGFNAGKAFTIEEQTISVGSARFGLPVQFVLQNFDFNKIRGALPAFMDEVQKSPVFMGFDVNLKFNKPELNIQINKEKANALGVSVMDIAQTLQFALSGRRFSYFTMNGKQYQVVGQVERNQRSNPDNLKSIYVRNKSGELIQLDNLVDIAEQANPPQLYHYNRYKSATVSAGLAPGKTLGDGINEMKRIAQKTLDNSFTTSLSGSSRDFAESSSNTMFAFILALILVFLILAAQFESFIDPLIIMLTVPLALAGALLSLWIFNQSLNIFSQIGMIMLIGLVTKNGILIVEFANKKRKEGYDKLEAVITASAMRLRPILMTSLTMALGALPIAVAFNAGSQSRVSLGIVLIGGILFSLVLTLFVIPAMYLFMSRFKTIAAHEEL comes from the coding sequence ATGGGATTACCTTCATTAAGTTTACGGCGCCCGGTCTTTGCGATAGTACTCAATATCGTTATCATTTTATTCGGTGTAATCGGGTATAATTTTTTAGGTGTCCGGGAATATCCTTCTATCGATCCGCCTGTCATTACCGTGCGTACCAATTATACAGGTGCGAATGCGGAAATTATTGAAACGCAAATCACGGAACCGCTTGAAAAAGCTATTAATGGGGTAGAAGGTATCCGTACCGTATCCTCATCCAGCAATCAGGGTTCTTCCATTATCACGGTTGAATTTGATTTAGCCGCGGACCTGGAAACCGCTGCAAATGACGTGCGGGATAAGGTATCACAGGCGGTCCGGCAATTGCCGCAGGATATCGATGCACCGCCGGTAGTTTCCAAAGCGGATGCGAACTCGGATGCCATTATCTCCATGACCGTGCAGAGCAATACCAGAAACATTTTGCAGCTGAATGATTATGCCGTTAACACCTTGCAGGAACGTCTGCAGACCATTCCGGGTGTGAGCAGTGTGCAGATATGGGGGCAGAAAAATTATGCCATGAGATTGTGGATTGATCCGCAGAAATTAGCCGCTTACGGACTGACACCGCTCGATGTTCAGAATGCACTGAATGCGGAGAATGTGGAGTTGCCATCCGGAAAGATAACCGGCAGCAGTATAGACTTGACGGTTAAAACGCTGGGGAAAATAACCAACGAAGAGGAATTCAATGATCTGCTGATAAAAAATATCGACGGCGCATCCATTCGCCTGAAGGATGTCGGCTACGCCCTACTCGGACCGGAAAATGAAGAAACCAGTCTGAAAGAAAGTGCCATTCCGATGGTAGCATTGGCTGTCGTGCCTCAACCGGGCAGCAACTATGTTGCCATCTCTGAAGAATTCTACAAACGGTATGAACAGATAAAAACGGAAGTGCCAAAAGATATTCAGCTTAATATCGCCTTGGATTCTACGGTTTTTGTGAAAAAATCCATTGCAGAAGTAAAAGAGACATTGCTCATTGCCATTGTATTGGTGGTGCTGGTGGTGTATTTCTTTTTCCGTGACTGGCTGATAGCCTTGCGTCCGTTGATCGATATTCCGGTCTCCTTAATCGGCGCTTTCTTCATCATGTATATTTTTGGATATACCATCAATGTACTGACATTATTGGGTATTGTATTAGCTACCGGCTTGGTGGTAGATGACGGAATTGTGGTTACTGAAAATATTTTCAAAAAACTGGAAGCCGGTGTGCCTAAAATGAAAGCGGCAAGGGAAGGGTCGGAAGAAATATTCTTTGCTGTCATTTCAACTTCACTCACATTGGCAGTCGTTTTCCTGCCTATCCTTTTTTTACAGGGGTTTGTGGGAAGCCTGTTCCGCGAGTTTGGTATGGTGGTGGCAGGGGCGGTACTGATCTCTGCTTTCGTTTCTCTGACATTGACGCCTGTATTAAATGTGAAACTGGCTAAAGAAATTCATCAGCAGTCCTGGTTTTATAAAAAGACGGAACCGTTCTTTACGTACTTAGATGAAGGCTATATGGATTCGCTTCGTTCATTTATGAAAGTACGGTGGGTGGCATTGTTGATTATTGGAGTCTGTTTCGCACTGATATTTTTAATCGGTAAAAATTTGCCATCGGAGCTGGCCCCTTTGGAGGACAGAAGCGTACTGCGGGTCTCGTTGTCCGCACCGGAAGGGACTTCCTATGATTTTATGCAGAATTACGTAGACAATGTTTCCAACTTTATCATGGATTCCGTTCCGGAAAAAAATATCCTCTTAAGTGTGACAGCGCCTGCCTTTGCAGGCTCCGGTGCTGTTAACACCGGTTTCATGAGGCTTCGTCTCAAAGAGCCCCAGTTGCGTACGAGAAGTCAGAGTGATATCGCACAGTACCTGAATAAGAATCTGTCAGGGTTTAATGCCGGAAAGGCATTTACCATTGAAGAGCAAACCATTTCTGTAGGTTCAGCCCGCTTTGGATTGCCCGTGCAGTTTGTGCTGCAGAATTTTGATTTCAATAAAATCAGGGGTGCTCTTCCGGCTTTCATGGATGAAGTTCAGAAAAGCCCGGTATTCATGGGGTTTGATGTCAATTTGAAATTCAACAAACCCGAACTGAATATTCAGATTAATAAAGAAAAAGCCAATGCGCTGGGGGTTTCTGTTATGGATATCGCTCAAACCCTGCAGTTCGCATTGAGCGGCAGGCGCTTTTCGTACTTTACCATGAATGGGAAGCAGTATCAGGTGGTAGGGCAGGTGGAGAGAAACCAGCGCTCCAATCCGGATAACCTGAAAAGCATTTATGTGCGCAATAAGAGCGGCGAACTGATACAGCTGGATAATCTGGTGGATATTGCCGAACAGGCGAATCCACCTCAATTGTATCATTATAACCGATATAAATCCGCTACCGTTTCAGCGGGATTGGCCCCGGGTAAAACATTGGGAGATGGTATCAATGAGATGAAACGTATTGCCCAAAAAACACTGGATAATTCTTTTACCACATCCTTGTCCGGTTCTTCCCGGGATTTTGCAGAGAGTTCATCCAACACGATGTTTGCCTTCATTCTGGCACTGATCCTGGTGTTCCTGATTTTAGCGGCCCAATTTGAAAGTTTCATTGACCCGTTGATTATCATGCTTACCGTTCCGTTGGCGCTGGCCGGTGCGCTTTTATCCTTATGGATATTTAATCAGTCCCTCAATATTTTCAGCCAGATTGGTATGATTATGCTTATTGGCCTGGTTACCAAGAATGGTATTTTAATCGTGGAATTTGCCAATAAGAAAAGGAAAGAAGGGTATGATAAACTGGAAGCGGTCATTACAGCTTCTGCCATGCGATTGCGCCCGATCCTGATGACCAGTTTAACGATGGCTTTAGGTGCGTTGCCTATTGCTGTTGCATTTAATGCGGGGTCACAGAGCAGGGTTTCACTGGGAATCGTACTGATAGGTGGTATTCTGTTTTCACTGGTACTCACCTTGTTTGTTATTCCTGCGATGTATTTATTTATGTCACGTTTTAAAACCATTGCTGCACATGAGGAACTATAA
- a CDS encoding TolC family protein → MRNYKLICTILSLILSIQLDAQDLLTPEEAVTMAISNNFDIAIAKNESEIAKINNHKGAAGMLPKINVTTGDVFNLNNINQKFTSGTDVVRNWVPVNSFNASLNLNWTVFDGLKMFATKDRLQALQSIGEMQLKEQIQNTMAQVLNIYYEVVRQKQQLKALQESAKISEERVKVALKKYEVGYSDKTPLLQARVDLTSQQINILKQEALLQQSKAQLNQLLSRDASVVFEVIDTIQVSYIPNLQQIKDTALTQHFSILRAKKYADITRLQHKEIKSQRMPSINFNTGYGFTQNNSKAGFQIFNRTYGPTVGVNAIIPIYNGGTVKKELAASAVDIATQEIKVTQLKIELETKIITAFRNHDYALKMLKLNEENVAVADENVKIALERFRLNQSNSVEMKQAQSSYEEALYSVIAARYGAKIAEIELRKWSNDLIK, encoded by the coding sequence ATGAGGAACTATAAATTAATCTGTACCATTTTATCACTTATTCTCTCCATCCAACTGGACGCACAGGATTTGCTGACTCCGGAAGAGGCAGTCACCATGGCAATCAGCAATAATTTTGATATTGCTATAGCAAAAAATGAATCTGAAATTGCAAAAATAAACAATCATAAAGGAGCCGCCGGTATGCTGCCCAAAATCAACGTTACAACCGGAGATGTTTTTAATCTAAATAATATCAATCAAAAATTCACTTCGGGTACTGATGTCGTTAGGAACTGGGTGCCTGTAAACAGTTTTAATGCGTCCCTGAATCTCAACTGGACCGTTTTTGACGGACTCAAAATGTTTGCGACCAAAGACAGATTACAGGCTTTGCAATCAATAGGAGAGATGCAGTTAAAAGAACAGATTCAAAATACGATGGCTCAGGTGCTGAATATTTATTATGAGGTTGTTCGTCAAAAGCAGCAATTGAAAGCATTACAGGAGTCCGCCAAGATTTCGGAGGAGCGAGTGAAAGTAGCACTGAAAAAATATGAGGTGGGCTACAGCGATAAGACACCGCTTTTACAGGCCAGGGTGGATTTAACTTCACAGCAAATCAATATCTTAAAACAGGAGGCGCTCCTGCAGCAGTCAAAAGCACAGCTGAACCAATTATTATCCAGAGATGCCTCGGTTGTTTTTGAGGTCATTGATACTATTCAAGTGAGTTATATACCCAATTTGCAGCAGATAAAGGATACCGCCCTAACACAGCATTTTTCAATACTTCGTGCTAAGAAATATGCCGACATAACCCGTTTGCAGCATAAAGAAATCAAATCACAACGCATGCCATCCATTAATTTTAATACCGGATATGGCTTTACTCAAAATAACAGTAAGGCCGGCTTTCAGATATTTAACAGAACATACGGACCAACCGTAGGCGTAAACGCCATAATCCCGATATATAACGGCGGTACCGTAAAGAAGGAGTTGGCTGCTTCAGCCGTGGATATTGCCACACAGGAAATAAAGGTAACCCAGCTTAAAATCGAATTGGAGACCAAAATAATTACAGCATTCAGAAACCATGATTATGCCCTGAAAATGCTGAAATTGAATGAAGAGAATGTGGCTGTTGCCGATGAGAATGTAAAAATAGCGTTGGAAAGATTTCGCTTAAACCAATCCAATTCAGTCGAAATGAAACAGGCACAAAGCAGCTATGAAGAAGCATTGTATAGTGTTATAGCGGCCAGATACGGTGCAAAGATAGCTGAAATAGAATTGAGAAAATGGAGCAATGACTTGATAAAGTAA
- the rplT gene encoding 50S ribosomal protein L20, with the protein MPRSVNSVAAKDRKKKVYKLAKGYYGRRKNVWTVTKNAVEKGLTYAFVGRKLKKRDYRSMWIVRINAAVRPFGLSYSVFMKKIADAKIDINRKVLADLALNDPKAFEAIVNQVK; encoded by the coding sequence ATGCCACGTTCAGTAAATTCAGTTGCTGCCAAAGACAGAAAAAAGAAAGTATACAAACTTGCCAAAGGTTATTACGGAAGACGTAAAAACGTTTGGACAGTTACTAAAAACGCAGTAGAAAAAGGTTTGACCTATGCATTTGTAGGCAGAAAATTAAAGAAAAGAGACTACAGAAGCATGTGGATCGTCCGTATCAATGCAGCGGTTCGTCCTTTCGGGTTATCTTACTCTGTCTTTATGAAAAAAATAGCAGATGCTAAGATTGATATCAACAGAAAGGTGCTGGCAGATTTGGCGTTAAACGACCCAAAGGCGTTTGAAGCTATTGTAAATCAGGTGAAATAG
- the rpmI gene encoding 50S ribosomal protein L35, with protein sequence MPKMKTNSSAKKRFKLTGSGKIKRACAYKRHILTKKTTKQKRNLTGTTIVKKCDEGNIKSLLCLN encoded by the coding sequence ATGCCAAAGATGAAAACGAACTCAAGCGCAAAAAAGCGTTTTAAATTGACCGGAAGCGGCAAGATTAAAAGAGCATGTGCTTATAAAAGACACATTTTAACTAAAAAAACGACTAAACAAAAACGCAATCTCACCGGTACCACTATCGTTAAAAAATGTGACGAAGGTAATATCAAGAGTTTGTTGTGTCTAAACTGA
- a CDS encoding translation initiation factor IF-3, translating to MPKKKETEHRLNRDIRVPEVRLVGEEIEPGVYLIEEALRLAKEQEVDLVEISPEAVPPVCRLVDYNKFLYDKKKKEKEIKAKQKKTEVKEIRFTPNTDDHDLDFKKKHAQKFLQEGSKVKIYVQFKGRAIQFKDRGELVLLQFADSLKEFGALEAMPNLEGKKMIAYIAPKKK from the coding sequence ATTCCGAAGAAAAAAGAAACGGAACACCGATTAAACAGAGATATTCGCGTACCCGAAGTACGCTTAGTAGGCGAAGAAATTGAGCCGGGCGTTTATCTAATTGAAGAAGCACTTCGATTAGCCAAAGAACAGGAAGTAGATTTAGTGGAAATTTCACCGGAAGCGGTACCTCCCGTTTGCCGGCTGGTGGATTATAATAAATTCCTTTACGATAAAAAGAAGAAAGAAAAGGAAATAAAAGCAAAGCAGAAAAAAACGGAAGTTAAAGAAATCCGTTTCACGCCCAATACGGACGACCACGATCTGGATTTCAAGAAAAAGCACGCACAGAAGTTTTTACAGGAAGGCTCCAAAGTCAAGATATACGTTCAGTTTAAAGGCCGTGCCATTCAGTTTAAGGACAGAGGTGAACTGGTTTTACTCCAGTTTGCAGACAGCCTCAAGGAATTTGGCGCACTGGAAGCCATGCCCAATCTGGAAGGCAAAAAGATGATTGCCTATATCGCTCCGAAGAAAAAGTAA
- the thrS gene encoding threonine--tRNA ligase, with the protein MNINITFPDGAVKEFNSGITALEIAGQLSNSLAKKVLAAEINGEVQDATRPINADATLKLLTWNDTNGKSTFWHSSAHLFAEAMEALYKDIKFGIGPPVENGFYYDIDTGDVSITLADLSKIENKMAELANLKSEYKRQDISKADAIKYFEEKGDEYKLELLEGLEDGEITFYNQGNFTDLCRGPHLPNTGHIKAIKLMKIAGAYWRGDEKRKQLTRIYGVSFPNQQELDEHLRLLEEAEKRDHRKLGQQLELFAFSQKVGSGLPLWMPNGTFVREQLTEFLKKEQIERGYLPVVTPHIGKKDLYVTSGHYEKYGKDSFQPILTPEENEEFFLKPMNCPHHCEIFNHIPKSYKDLPYRVAEFGTVYRYEQSGELHGLTRVRGFTQDDAHIFCTPDQLKEEFKTVIDLVQLVFAKLGFTEFTAQISLRDPDNKDKYIGSDENWLKAENAIIESAEEKNLKTVTVCGEAAFYGPKLDFMVKDVIGRSWQLGTIQVDYNLPERFNLEYIGADNERHRPVMIHRAPFGSMERFMAILIEHCAGNFPLWLAPKQIAILPISDKFLEYAVTVATVLKAKGFRVKMDERAEKIGKKIRDAEMMKIPYMAVIGEKEVENSQISARKHGKGDIGAFTIEDFALLLSDELNN; encoded by the coding sequence ATGAATATCAATATTACCTTTCCGGATGGCGCAGTAAAAGAATTTAATTCTGGTATTACCGCTTTAGAAATTGCCGGGCAACTTAGCAACAGTCTGGCCAAAAAAGTACTTGCAGCAGAAATTAACGGCGAAGTGCAGGATGCAACGCGGCCAATCAATGCAGATGCGACGTTGAAATTACTGACCTGGAATGACACGAATGGTAAGTCTACTTTCTGGCATTCTTCTGCACATTTATTTGCCGAGGCCATGGAAGCCTTATACAAAGATATAAAATTCGGCATCGGCCCTCCTGTTGAAAACGGTTTCTATTATGATATTGATACAGGTGATGTTTCCATCACTTTAGCGGATTTATCAAAGATTGAAAATAAAATGGCTGAGTTAGCCAACCTGAAAAGTGAATACAAACGCCAGGACATTTCCAAAGCGGATGCGATTAAGTATTTCGAAGAAAAAGGCGATGAATATAAACTGGAATTGCTGGAAGGATTGGAAGATGGTGAAATCACCTTTTACAACCAGGGAAACTTTACCGATTTGTGCCGTGGTCCTCATCTTCCCAATACAGGGCACATCAAAGCTATTAAATTAATGAAAATTGCCGGTGCCTACTGGCGCGGTGACGAAAAACGCAAGCAGCTGACTCGGATTTACGGCGTTAGCTTTCCCAATCAGCAGGAACTGGATGAGCATTTGCGATTACTGGAAGAAGCCGAAAAACGTGACCACCGGAAACTGGGGCAGCAGCTGGAATTATTTGCTTTTTCGCAGAAAGTAGGCTCGGGTTTGCCGTTATGGATGCCGAACGGTACGTTTGTAAGGGAGCAATTAACTGAATTTCTAAAAAAGGAACAAATAGAGAGAGGTTACCTACCTGTAGTAACTCCTCACATTGGTAAGAAAGATTTGTATGTGACTTCAGGACACTATGAAAAATACGGCAAGGATTCTTTTCAGCCGATTTTAACACCGGAAGAAAATGAAGAGTTTTTTTTAAAACCCATGAATTGTCCACATCACTGCGAAATCTTTAATCACATTCCAAAATCATACAAGGATTTACCTTATCGGGTGGCTGAATTTGGAACGGTTTACCGCTACGAACAAAGCGGTGAGTTGCATGGCCTAACCCGTGTCCGGGGCTTTACGCAGGACGATGCCCATATATTCTGCACCCCCGATCAATTGAAAGAAGAGTTTAAAACAGTAATTGATTTAGTTCAATTAGTTTTTGCCAAACTGGGTTTTACAGAATTTACTGCACAAATCTCTTTACGGGATCCGGATAATAAGGATAAATATATCGGATCGGATGAAAACTGGCTCAAAGCCGAGAATGCCATCATTGAATCTGCTGAAGAAAAGAATTTGAAAACAGTGACAGTGTGCGGGGAAGCCGCTTTTTACGGGCCCAAACTAGACTTCATGGTAAAAGACGTTATTGGCAGAAGCTGGCAATTAGGTACCATCCAGGTGGATTACAACCTGCCGGAGCGTTTCAATCTTGAATATATTGGTGCCGATAACGAAAGGCACCGTCCTGTGATGATACACCGTGCGCCATTTGGTTCTATGGAGCGTTTCATGGCTATTTTAATCGAACATTGTGCAGGCAATTTCCCGCTGTGGCTGGCACCGAAACAAATCGCGATTTTACCCATCAGCGATAAGTTCTTAGAATATGCGGTTACTGTTGCCACTGTGTTGAAAGCCAAAGGCTTCCGGGTGAAAATGGATGAACGGGCTGAAAAAATTGGCAAAAAAATAAGGGATGCCGAAATGATGAAGATCCCGTATATGGCAGTTATTGGAGAAAAAGAAGTGGAAAACAGTCAAATTTCAGCCCGAAAACACGGAAAAGGTGATATTGGCGCTTTTACTATTGAAGATTTTGCGTTACTTTTGTCAGACGAATTAAATAATTAA